In the genome of Polaribacter atrinae, one region contains:
- a CDS encoding response regulator encodes MKEKIYVHVADDHKILIEGIIAVINTDKEIEIKGYSLTGQEVIDWFDQKENSADVLILDITMPVLDGFEVLKHFRKRKIDQKVIILSSYDDLKIVQEVLSLGCNGYISKNNAGEHIVNAIKAVANGEQYFSSDIQKILLQSLSGQKVPKGEMPDKYLLESLTERELDVLKLITKEYSTLEMADLMHLSRNTIETYRKSLLKKLNVKNAVGLAMYAVKNNIV; translated from the coding sequence ATGAAAGAAAAGATATACGTTCACGTAGCCGATGATCATAAAATATTAATAGAAGGCATCATCGCTGTAATAAATACTGATAAAGAAATTGAAATTAAAGGTTACTCTTTAACAGGACAAGAGGTAATTGATTGGTTTGATCAAAAAGAAAATTCGGCAGATGTGTTAATATTAGATATTACAATGCCAGTTTTAGATGGTTTTGAAGTATTAAAACACTTTAGAAAAAGAAAAATAGACCAAAAAGTTATTATTTTATCTAGTTATGATGATCTTAAGATTGTTCAAGAAGTTTTATCTTTAGGTTGTAATGGTTACATCTCTAAAAATAATGCTGGAGAGCACATTGTAAACGCTATTAAAGCAGTTGCAAATGGCGAGCAATATTTTAGTAGTGATATCCAGAAAATTTTATTACAATCTTTATCTGGTCAAAAGGTTCCTAAAGGAGAAATGCCAGACAAATATTTGTTAGAGAGTTTAACGGAAAGAGAATTGGATGTTTTAAAATTAATTACAAAAGAGTATAGTACGCTAGAGATGGCAGATTTAATGCATCTTAGTAGAAACACCATAGAAACGTATAGAAAAAGTTTGTTAAAAAAATTAAATGTAAAAAATGCAGTAGGCTTGGCAATGTATGCAGTTAAAAACAATATAGTTTAG
- a CDS encoding DUF4293 domain-containing protein produces the protein MIQRIQSIYLLLATAVSGGLIFVFDIWSSIKEEIFALDLFFRDSMLLKVIPLLYLLSAIVSFATIFLFKNRKLQFVVGRLVILINLFLLGLLIYVSLTLPGEVSISEKGIGMFLPILVILLIVLANKAIKKDEDLVKSVDRLR, from the coding sequence ATGATTCAAAGAATACAGAGTATATATTTATTATTAGCAACTGCAGTTTCTGGCGGTTTAATATTTGTATTTGACATTTGGAGTAGTATTAAAGAGGAGATTTTTGCTTTGGATTTATTTTTTAGAGATTCTATGCTTTTAAAAGTAATTCCTTTGTTATATTTGCTTTCGGCGATTGTATCTTTTGCAACTATTTTTTTATTTAAAAATAGAAAGTTACAATTTGTTGTAGGCCGTTTAGTAATTTTGATCAATCTTTTTTTATTAGGATTATTGATTTATGTATCTCTAACTTTACCTGGAGAAGTTTCGATTTCGGAGAAAGGTATTGGGATGTTCTTACCAATTTTAGTTATTTTGCTTATTGTTTTGGCAAATAAAGCTATTAAAAAGGATGAAGATCTTGTGAAATCTGTAGATAGATTGCGATAA
- the rho gene encoding transcription termination factor Rho, which translates to MFEISELKAKTLADLQVIAKSIGLSKTSQLKKLDLVYQILDTQAANPVDTSSSLVSEVKQKTEKPKRKRVSKTTDTVKTTTEAKTEQLTLETPEVKVKQEKTVQRKPNPRKPVQKETVQKEVETVVETKPKVTKERVAKKVEKQEQKPANTQNKPQPNKPQPKNNLPKKNPNQTRDKNNSNRSNGNKSGNRYKDPDFEFDGIIESEGVLEIMPDGYGFLRSSDYNYLSSPDDIYVSQSQIKLFGLKTGDTVRGNVRPPKEGEKYFPLIRVSKINGLNPNLVRDRVSFEHLTPLFPQEKFNLAEKGSSLSTRIIDLFSPLGKGQRGMIVAQPKTGKTMLLKDVANAIAANHPEVYQIVLLIDERPEEVTDMKRNVRGEVVASTFDEPADKHVKVANIVLEKAKRLVECGHDVVILLDSITRLARAYNTVAPASGKILSGGIDANALHKPKRFFGAARNIENGGSLTIIATALTETGSKMDEVIFEEFKGTGNMELQLDRNISNRRIYPAIDLIKSSTRRDDLLLDAKTVQRMWVLRKYLADMNPIEAMEFINDKIKFSKNNDEFLISMNG; encoded by the coding sequence ATGTTCGAAATCTCAGAACTAAAAGCAAAAACACTTGCTGATTTACAGGTAATTGCAAAATCTATTGGTCTATCGAAGACGAGTCAACTTAAAAAATTAGATTTAGTGTATCAAATACTAGATACACAAGCTGCAAACCCTGTAGATACTTCATCTTCTCTTGTTTCTGAAGTAAAACAAAAAACAGAGAAACCTAAAAGAAAAAGAGTTTCTAAAACTACTGACACAGTAAAGACAACAACAGAAGCTAAAACTGAGCAGCTTACATTAGAAACACCTGAAGTAAAGGTAAAACAAGAAAAAACAGTTCAACGTAAACCTAACCCTAGGAAACCTGTACAGAAAGAAACTGTACAAAAAGAAGTTGAAACAGTAGTAGAAACTAAACCAAAAGTAACCAAAGAAAGAGTTGCTAAAAAAGTAGAAAAACAGGAACAAAAACCTGCAAATACTCAAAACAAACCACAACCAAATAAGCCACAACCAAAAAATAATCTTCCAAAGAAAAACCCTAACCAAACTAGAGACAAAAACAACTCTAACAGAAGTAATGGTAATAAATCTGGTAATCGTTATAAAGATCCAGATTTTGAATTTGATGGAATTATTGAAAGTGAAGGTGTATTAGAAATTATGCCTGATGGTTATGGTTTTTTACGTTCTTCTGACTATAACTACTTATCATCACCAGATGATATTTATGTTTCTCAATCTCAAATTAAATTATTTGGTTTAAAAACAGGAGATACTGTAAGAGGAAATGTTCGTCCGCCAAAAGAAGGTGAAAAATATTTTCCATTAATCAGAGTATCTAAAATAAACGGATTAAATCCTAACTTAGTTAGAGATCGTGTTTCTTTTGAACACTTAACTCCTTTATTTCCTCAAGAAAAATTCAATTTAGCAGAAAAAGGAAGCTCTTTATCTACAAGAATTATCGATTTGTTTTCTCCATTAGGAAAAGGACAACGTGGTATGATTGTAGCACAACCAAAAACTGGTAAAACCATGTTATTAAAAGACGTGGCAAATGCAATTGCAGCAAATCACCCAGAAGTTTATCAAATTGTTTTATTGATTGATGAGCGTCCGGAAGAAGTTACAGACATGAAACGTAATGTTCGTGGAGAAGTAGTAGCTTCTACTTTTGATGAACCTGCAGACAAACACGTTAAAGTGGCAAACATAGTTTTAGAAAAAGCAAAACGTTTGGTAGAATGTGGGCATGATGTTGTAATTCTTTTAGATTCAATTACGCGTTTGGCTAGAGCATATAATACTGTTGCACCTGCATCTGGTAAAATACTTTCTGGTGGTATCGATGCAAATGCATTACACAAACCAAAACGTTTCTTTGGAGCAGCTAGAAACATAGAAAATGGTGGTTCTTTAACCATTATTGCTACTGCACTTACAGAAACAGGTTCTAAAATGGACGAAGTAATCTTCGAAGAATTTAAAGGAACAGGTAACATGGAGCTTCAATTAGACAGAAATATTTCTAACAGAAGAATTTACCCAGCTATCGATTTAATTAAGTCTTCTACAAGAAGAGACGATTTATTATTAGATGCTAAAACGGTACAAAGAATGTGGGTTTTACGTAAGTATCTTGCAGATATGAACCCAATAGAAGCAATGGAATTTATCAATGATAAAATTAAGTTCTCTAAGAATAATGATGAGTTTTTAATCTCTATGAATGGTTAG